Below is a genomic region from Mycolicibacter hiberniae.
CTCGCCGACGGTGCGGTCGCCGGCCTTGGCGGCCTTGAGCACCTCGACGTCGTCGGTCTTGGCCGCGGCGGCCGCGGTCACGACCTCCTCGGCCAGCGCCTGGAACTCGGCGTTCTTGGCGACGAAATCGGTCTCGGAGTTCAACTCGATCAGGGCGCCGTCCTTGGCGGCGACCAGGCCTTCGGCGGTGGCGCGCTCAGCGCGCTTGCCGACGTCCTTGGCGCCCTTGATGCGCAGCACCTCGACGGCCTTGTCGAAGTCGCCGTCGCTCTCGGCCAGCGCATTCTTGCAGTCCATCATGCCTGAGCCGGTGAGTTCCCGAAGCCGCTTGACGTCGGCAGCGGTGTAGTTCGCCACTGTGGTGTGCCTTTCCTACGATGCGTCGGTGGTGGTGTCGGCGCCGGCGGCGGCGTCGGGTGCAGAGGTGGTGGCGCCGGCCAGCAACTCCTGCTCCCACTCGGCCAGCGGCTCAACCGCGTCGGCCTCAGCCTTGCCCGCACCGTTGCCCTGACCTGCCCGGGCCTGCAGCCCCTCGGCCACCGCGGAAGCGATGACCTTGGTCAGCAGAGCCGCCGAGCGGATCGCGTCGTCATTGCCCGGGATCGGGTAGTCGACGAGGTCGGGGTCGCAGTTGGTGTCCAGGATCGCGATGACCGGGATGCCCAGCTTGCGGGCCTCGCCGACGGCGATGTGCTCCTTGTTGGTGTCGACGACCCAGATGGCCGAGGGCACCTTGGCCATGTCGCGGATACCGCCGAGGCTGCGCTCCAGCTTGTTCTTCTCGCGGGTCAGCATCAAGATTTCCTTCTTGGTGCGTCCCTCGAAACCGCCGGTCTGCTCCATGGCCTCGAGCTCCTTGAGGCGCTGCAGACGCTTGTGCACGGTGGAGAAGTTGGTGAGCATGCCGCCCAGCCAGCGCTGGTTGACGTAGGGCATCCCGACCCGGGTGGCCTCGGCCGCGACCGACTCCTGCGCCTGCTTCTTGGTGCCGACGAACATTATCGAACCGCCGTGGGCGACGGTCTCCTTGACGAACTCGTACGCCTTGTCGATGTACGTCAGCGTCTGCTGCAAGTCGATGATGTAGATGCCGTTGCGGTCGGTGAAGATGAACCGCTTCATCTTGGGGTTCCAACGACGGGTCTGATGCCCGAAGTGGGCGCCGCTGTCGAGCAGCTGCTTCATGGTCACTACGGCCATGGCTGTATCCAGCTTTCTTAGTGTCGGTTGTCGCCCGGCGTCGGGTGAGGCCGGGCCCTGGTGCCTGCTGAGATACCGGACCCCTGTCGGGGACCATCCGGCATCCGATTGTGGTGCAGACACGCGAAGTCAGTCCGCTTGACGCGAACTGCGTAGCCGAGTTTACACCGTCCCAACAGGTGCTTTGTCCACAGCGGTGACTGGCCGGTTTCGGGGCCGCCGGAGTGCACTGGGGGCATGCGATTTGCGGCGTTGTTACTGGCCGCCAGCTTACTGCTCGCCCCGCCGGCTGTGGGCAGCCCGATCCGGCTGGATTGGCCGCTGCGACCGCGCCCGGCGGTGGCGCGGCCGTTCGACGCACCTCGCCCGGACTGGCGGCGCGGTCACCGGGGCGTGGACCTGGCCGCCGAGCCGGGCCAGCCGGTGTACGCCCCGGGGGCCGCGACAGTGGTGTTCGCCGGGCGGTCCGGTGGACAGCCGGTGGTGTCGCTGGACCATCCCGGCGGGCTGCGCACCAGCTACCAGCCGGTTTCGGCAAAGGTGCGGGCCGGGCAGCTGCTGGCCGCGGGATCGGTGCTCGGCACGGTGGAGCCCGGCCATCCGGGCTGCGCCGCGCCGGCCTGCCTGCATTGGGGCGCGATGTGGGGTCCGGCGTCGCGCGCCGACTACGTCGACCCGCTGGGGTTGCTGGCCTCGACGCCGATTCGGCTCAAGCCGCTGTCGAGCGGCTAGGACGCCAGCACCCGGCGCAGAAAATCGGTCATCACGGCAACGACGGCCTCGGGCTGGTCCCGTTGGACCCAATGGCCGGCACCGGCGATGACTTTCAACTCGGCGTGCGGGATCAGCGCAGCGGCCGCGCGCGCACGCGCCACCGGCACGCCGACATCCCGGTCGCCGTGCACGATCAGCACCGGCCGCGCGATGTCCGCCAGTCGCTTGGTGTAGTCGGTTCTCAACCGGTTCCACAACATCTCATTGCGCTGCCATTGCTCGAAAGCGGTGAACCCGGGCTGGCGGGCTGCCGCGACGATCTCCGCGACCAGCTCCGGGGTGCGTTGCGCCGGGTCGCGGATCAGGGATTTGAGGCTCCAGGCCAAGGCCGCACTGTTGGTCGCCATCGCGCGGGTGGCCAGGTCGAGCGCACCGGTGCGCTGCATCGCCCAAGCCAGCACCTGTCGCCCGCCGGGCAGCCGCGGCATCAACCCATAACTGTCCAGCAGCACCGCCCCGGCGACGCGTTGCGGCCGTGCCAGCACATGGCCGATGGTCAGTCCCCCGCCCAGCGACAGGCCGCCGATGGCGTAGCGGTCCAGGCCGAGCGCGTCGACGAACTCCCCGACGTAGGCCACCAGCCGTTGCTGCGTCACCCGCCAGTCGGGCAGCGGACTGGCACCGCAACCCGGATGATCGGGCGCGACGACCCGAAAGCCGCCGGCGGCCAGCCGCGGTCCGACAGCACCCCAGGACAGCGCCGCGTTGTCGGTCCCGCCGCCGTGCAGCAGCACCACGGTGCCGGCCGGCGGGTCGTCGGGGCGGAAGTCGAGGTAGGAGACCCGCGCTGAGGGGAGGTCGACGAATTCCCGCACGGTCACGCTCGCGGATGGGCCTGATCGTGCACGGCACGCAGCCGGGCAACCGTGACATGGGTGTAGAGCTGGGTGGTGGCCAGGCTGGAGTGCCCGAGCAGTTCCTGCACGATCCGCAGGTCTGCCCCGCCCTCCAGCAGGTGCGTGGCCGCGGTATGGCGCAGGCCGTGGGGACCCATGTCTGGTGTGCCACCCACCGCGGCGACGGTCTGGTGCACCACGGTGCGGGCCTGGCGGGGATCAAGGCGCCCGCCGCGGGCGCCGAGCAGCAGCGCCGGGCCGGATTCGGCGGTCGCCAGCGGCGGTCGCCCGCGCCCGAGCCACGCCTGCAGGGCTTCGGCGGCGGGCTCCCCGAACGGAACGGTCCGTTGCTTGTTGCCTTTGCCCACGACCCGCAGCACCCGACGGGAGCTGTCCACGTCATCGATGTCGAGTCCGCACAGTTCGCTGACCCGTACCGCTGTGGCGTAGAGCAACTCGGTGATCAATCTGTCCCGTAACGCTAGCGGATCTTCTTGTTGTGCACCGGATTTCGCGGCATCCATCACTTCTTGAGCCTGGTCGCGGCGCAGCACCGCCGGCAGTGTGCGGTGGGATTTCGGCAGCTGCAGACGAGCCCCGGGATCCGATGTCAGCAGTCCGCGGCGCGCCGCCCAGGCGGTGAAGGTCTTGACCGTCGACGTGCGCCGTGCCAGCGTGCTGCGGGCGGCGCCGGCGCCGGCCTGCGTGGCCAGCCAGCTGCGCAGCAGCGGAAGGCTCAGCTCATCGATGCGACTATGTCCGCGTTCGGCGAGAAACCCGAACAGCGATCGCAGGTCGCCGAGGTAGGCGCGCCGGGTGTGGTCCGACCGGCCCCGCTCCAAAGCCAGGTACTGGTCGAACTCATCGAGAATCGCGTCCACCGGGCCACGCTCTCAGACCGGTTGCCCGCAGCCTCAGGTGACGCGCCGCAACGTTTCCGGGGTGAGATCAACCCGTGACGGATACCCGTCCACCGCCATGATGAGGTCGGCCTCGGCCAGCAGCGAGCGCAGCACGTGCACGATTCCGGCGGTCCCGCCCAGCGCCAGTCCATAGGCATAGGGCCGGCCGATGCCGACCGCGGTCGCCCCCAGCGCCAGGGCCTTGATGATGTCGGCGCCGGTTCGGACGCCCGAATCGAAGAGCACCGGCATCCCGTCGGCGGCCGCCACCACATCGGGCAGGCAGTCCAGGGCGGGTAGTCCCCCGTTGGCCTGACGACCGCCGTGCGTGGAGCAGTACACGCCGTCCACACCGCCGTCGCGGGCGCGCCGCACGTCGTCTGGGTGACAGATGCCCTTGACGATCAGCGGCAGGTCGGTCAAGGACCGCAGCCACGGCAGGTCAGCCCAGGTCAGCGGATTGCCGAAGGTCTGCACCCAGGACAGGATCGCGGCTTGCGGGTTCTCCTCCGGCGGCTGGGCCAGGCTTGCGCGGAACACCGGGTCGGAGAAGTAGTTGGCCAGGCAGTGACCCCGCAGCTGCGGGAAGTTCGAGGTGGCCAGATCCCGCGGTCGCCAGCCCGGAACCCACGTATCAAGGGTGACGACGATCGCCCGGTAGCCCGCGCCCTGAGCGCGCTGCACCAGACTGGCGGCCAGCTCCCGGTCCTTGGGGGTATACAGCTGGAAAAAACCCGGGGTATCCCCGAATTCGGCGGCGACGTCCTCAAGCGGGTCGGCGGTCAGGGTGGACACCATCATCGGCACGCCGGTAGCGGCCGCCGCGCGCGCACTGGCCAGGTCACCGTGTCCGTCCTGGGCACAGATGCCGATGACGCCGATCGGAGCCATGAAGACCGGCGCCGGCAACCGCAGTCCGAACATCTCGACGGACAAGTCCCGCTCGGCGGCGCCGACGAACATCCGCGGTATGAGCCCCCACTTGTCGAAAGCCGCGACGTTGGCTCGCTGAGTGCGCTCGTCACCAGCGCCCCCGGCCACATAGGACCACACCGAGGGGGAAAGTGCAGCAGCAGCTTTGGCCTCCAACTCGGTGTAGGTCATCGGAAGCGACGGCAACACCCCGGCCAGGCCCTGCAGGTAGATCTCGAACTGGTAGTCCCCGAATGCCATGGCCTCAGGCCCTGCGCTCTGCGCCGGCGGCCTCGGCAGCTTCTGCGGCGGCGAGTTCCTTCTTCCACTGCCGGAAGGTCTCCTCGGTGCGCCCACGCCGCCAGTAACCGGAGATCGACGCCCACTTGGCGTCGACCCCGCGCTCCTTGCGGATATAGGGCCGAAGGTTGTGCATGACCGCCTGGGCCTCGCCGTGGATGAAGACCTGAACCCGGCCCGGCAGCCACGCGGCGGTGGTGACCGCCTCGATCAGCGGGTCGTTGTCCCCGGCCCGTTCCTGGCCCACCAGGTCGGCACGTGCGCCCCGGTGCAGCCAGATGAGCTCGACTCCTTCCGGCGCATCCAACACGATCTCGTCTTCGGGGCCGGCCACTTCGATGAACGCCTTGCCGACCGCACCGGCCGGCAGGGCCTCCAGCGCCGCGGAGATCGCCGGCAGAGCACTCTCGTCACCGGCCAGCAGGTGCCAGTCGGCGCTGGGGTCGGGCGCGTAGGCGCCATTGGGACCCATCAGGTACACCGCATCGCCGGGCTGCGCACTGCGGGCCCACGGGCCGACCACACCGTGGTCACCGTGCACCGAGACATCGATGGCGATTTCCCGGCTCAGCGAATCGGCCCGCCGCACCGTCAGGGTGCGGATCACGGGGCGGTGCTCCTCGGGCAGGCGGTCGAAGCTGTCCAGCGTCAACGGGCGCGGGAGCGCGTCCACGTCGACCTCATGGCGCACAAAGAGCACCTTGACGTACGAATCTGTGAAAACGCTGGGCGTAAATGTGTCAAACCCACTGCCGCCCAAAACCACTCGAATCATGTGTGCCGAAGCATGTTCGGTTCGGACAACTTCGAAAGTGTGAACCGGTCGCCCCGCCACGCTGCCTCCGTTCATCGGCCTGCCCCAGCCGACTATACGAGCTACCGGCGGCCGCGGACGATCCCCCAGCTGCCGTCGCGCCGTTGCACCAGACCGGCGAGCTCCAGCATCGCCAGCGGCGCGAGCACCTGCGCCGGGGCCAGCCCGGCTGTTTTGGCGACCTGATCGACGGTGACCACACCGCGGCCGGGCAACGCCTCATAGACCTGACGCTGGTCGGCGCTGAGGCCGTCCAGCGGCGTGACCGGCCGGGGCGGATCCTCGGCCAGCTCGCCGACGCGGCCCGCCAGCTCGATCACGTCACCGGCCCGGGTCACCACCTCGGCACCGCCGCGCAGCAGCACGTGACAGCCTGCTGAGGCCCCGCTCGTGACCGGCCCGGGAACCGCGGCAACCGGCCGGCCCAGCCGCCGTGCCCACGCGGCGGTATTGGCCGCGCCGCTGCGTATCCCGGCCTCCACCACCACCGTCGGTCCGGCCAGAGCCGCCACCAGGCGGTTACGGGTCAGAAACCGGTAGCGGGCAGGGCGGACCCCGGGTGGGTATTCGGTGACCAGCAGACCGGCCGCACCGATCCGCTGCAGCAACGCGGAATGACCTGCCGGATAGGCGATGTCGACTCCCCCGGCCAGTACCGCCAGCGTCGTTCCGTCCGCGGCCAGCGCGGCGCGGTGGGCTGCCCCGTCGATTCCATACGCGCCGCCGGACACCACCGCGACGCCGCGTTCGGCCATTCCGGCGGCCAGGTCCGCGGCCACCGCTTCCCCATAGGACGTTGCCGCTCGGGTTCCGACGATCGCCACGGCCCGCTCCGCGACGGTCTCGAGGCGGGCCGGGCCCACCGCCCACAGCACCAGCGGCGACCGGCAGTCCGGGGTAGCCGGGACGCCGGCGCCGCGGAATGCGGCAAACGCGAGCGTCGGCCACTCGTCGTCGTCCGGGGTGATCAGGCGGCCTCCGCGCCGGGCCAGCACCTCCAGATCCTCGGAGGCGATATCGAGATCACGCCGGAACTCGCTGTGCCGGGCCAGTTCCGGTTCGACCGCGCCACGACGGATCCGCTCTGCCGCCTCGACCGGGCCGACCCGGCCGACCAATGCCGCCAGGTCCGCGCGCGGTGGCTCAGCGACCCGGGACAGGTATGCCCAGGCCCGCGGCACGGCGCCCGCGGTGCTCATCGGCCCCGGCCCGGCTGACGAAAGCTCAGGGCGGCGCAGACCTCGTTGGGCCCGGGCACGGTCCGCCCCGCCAGATCGCTCAGGGTCCACGCGACCCGCAGGGTGCGGTTTGCCCCCCGGATCGACAGCAGCCCGCGGTCGAGCGCCGTGCGCAACGGCTCCATCGCCTGGCTGCTGAGCCGAAACCTGCGTCGCAGCAACGCCCCACTGACCTCGGCGTTGGTGCGAAAGCCGTGCGGTCCCCAGCGCTGGGCGGCCGCGGCACGCGCGTGGGCCACCCGCGCCCGCACCGCCGCCGTCGACTCCCCGTCGTCGGCCGAGAACGCACCCGCCCGGACCGGATGCATCTCCACCCGCAGATCGACCCGATCCAGCAGCGGACCCGACAACCGGCCGAGGTAGCGCCGCTTCTCCATCGCCTTGCAGGTGCAGTCCCGGGGATCGGCCGGTGCGCACGGGCACGGATTGGCCGCCATGACCAATTGGAAGCGAGCCGGATAGCAGGCCACTCCGTCGCGCCGGGCGAGCCTGATCTCGCCGTCTTCCAACGGTGTTCGCAGCGCTTCCAAAGCGCTGACCCGGATCTCGGCACACTCGTCGAGGAACAGCACCCCTCGATGCGCACGGCTCACCGCGCCGGGCCGAGCCATGCCGGAGCCCCCTCCCACCAGTGCCGCGACGCTTGAGCTGTGGTGCGGCGCGATGAAGGGCGGCCGGGTGATCAGCGGTGCGCTGTCCGACAGCATGCCTGCAACTGAGTGGACGGCGGTGACCTCCAGCGACTCGCTTTCGGTCAAAGGTGGCAGCAGGCCGGGAAGACGTTGGGCCAGCATGGTTTTCCCGACTCCGGGCGGCCCGGTCAGCAGCAGATGATGCGAGCCGGCGGCAGCCACCTCGACGGCGAACCGGGCCTGGGCCTGACCGACCACGTCGGCGAGGTCGGCGGCCGGCTCGGCCACCGGAGTCGCCGTGGCGACGCGTTCCCGCAGCCGTGCCGCCCCCCGCAGCCAGCCGTAGAGTTGGCGCAGCGTCGCCACGCCGTAGACATCGATGCCGTCCACCAGGCTGGCTTCGGCGAGGTTGTCCACCGGGACCACCGCAGCAGCCCAGCCGTCGTTTTTGGCGGCCAGCACCGCCGGCAGCACCCCGTGGACCGGCCGCACTCGCCCGTCGAGCGCGAGTTCCCCGAGAAGTACGGTCTTGTCCAGCAGTGACCACGATGTTTTGCGTTCCGCGGCGAGCACCGCCGCGGCCAGCGCGACGTCGTAGACGGAGCCCATCTTGGGCAGCGTCGCCGGCGAGAGCGCCAGGGTGAGCCGGGCCGCGGGCCAACGCTGGCCGCTGTTGGTGATCGCCGCCCGCACGCGATCGCGTGACTCCTGCAGCGCGGCGTCGGGCAGGCCCACCAGGTGCACCCCGGGCAGCCCCGAGGTGATGTCCGCTTCGATCTCCACGATCAGCCCGTGCAGGCCGCGCACCGCGACCGAGAACGCCCGTCCCAGCGCCATTCAGCACACCCCCTGCAGATGGGTGATCTGCGCTCCGTTGCCCGGCCCGACCCGCACCCTGATCACGTCGAGGCGGACCGCTTCCCACCGGTATGGCTGGCCCACCATCCAGACGCCGGCCAGCCGGCGCAGCCTGCGCACCTTCTCCGGCGGCACGGCGTAGGCCAGCCCGCCGAAGCCGTCACCGCTGCGGGTTTTCACCTCGATGAAGACCACAGCGCGCGCCGCAGGATGGTGTGCGACGATATCGAGTTCGCCATACCTGCAGCGCCAGTTGCGGGCCAGAATCGACCACCCCTGGCCGATCAGGTAGTCGACGGCAGCTTGTTCTCCGAGCGCCCCCAGCGCGGCGCGAGTTCTGGTTGTCATGGCGGTCAGGGTGGGTCGACACCCCGACAGCGTCGAGCCCGCCGGATGCCAAATCCGCTGTCTCAGCCGCGGTTATCCCCAGTGCCGGCTTCATCCACAGCGACGAGCAGGGCCCTCGTCGGTAGGGCGACCGGGCGGCGCATCGGCCGGCTTATCCGGCGTGGGCTCCCGGTGCGCGCACGATCAGCGGTACGCCGGGAAAGTAGGCGGCCATCTCGCTGCGGGCACGGCGCAACGCGGCGGTGCCGTAACCCTTCTTGCGATGCTCGGGGTGGATCCAGATCCGCACATTGACCTCGTTGTGGTGCAGGTCGCCGAAGACCATGCCCACCTTCTGCCCACCGGCGACGGCGACGAGCCAGGCGGCGTCCTCGTCGTCGACCCGCGACAAGCCCGAGTTGATCTCGTCGTCCAGACCGCCGGCCGGACCGCCGAACCCGTCTCCGCTGGCGCCGACGTCGGCGGTGCGCAAGGCGAAGATGTCGCGATCGTCGCCACCGAACGGCCGCAGCTGGAGGGAGTCCGAAGAACTCGCCGGCCGGTCTCCGAGGATGAACGTCAGCTCGTTGTTGAGGTCGTCGAGTTCGTCGGCGATCCGGCTCCGCGAGTCCTTGGTCAGCTGGTCCAAGCACATGCCGATGACCGCTTCGCAGCCCAGCGGCGAGACGCCGAGCAGCTCCGCGATGGCCTGCACGGCCGAACTGCGGTCGTCGGATTCGACGATCACATCGAGCACTTCGTGGCGGCGCTCCATCGCCTTGAGCAGGGCGTCTGTGATTTCGCGGCGGGAGACGGCACGGTCGACAGCGGTCATGCGAGTCAGCGTAGACCCAACTCGGCGGGACCGCTGCGGTGTTTACTCCGGAAGCCGCAGCTCGGGCTTTTCGACCTCTTCGATGTTGACGTCTTTGAAGGTGACCACCCGCACCTGCTTGACGAACCGGGCGGGCCGGTACATGTCCCAGACCCAGGCGTCGGCCAGTCGAAGCTCGAAATACACCTCGCCGTCGGCGTTGCGCGGCACCATCTCGACGCTGTTGGCCAGGTAGAAGCGCCGTTCGGTCTCCACGACGTAACTGAACTGCCCCACGATGTCCTTGTATTCGCGGTACAGCGAGAGTTCCATCTCGGTTTCGTACTTTTCGAGATCTTCGGCACTCATCTGCTCAGCCGTCCTTCTGCTCGGTTCGTCCCCATTGTCCCAGTCGCCGCTGCGCCGGCCATCGCCACGTTCCGCACGTTGACGTACGAGAAACGATGCTGGCTACACGGTCCCAACGCTGCCAGCGCCGCGGTGTGCGCCGCAGTGGAATACCCCTTGTGCTCGGCGAATCCATAACCGGGATGGTCGGCATCCAGGGTGGCCATGTACCGGTCCCGGCTGACCTTGGCCAGCACGCTCGCCGCAGCGATGCACGCCGCGGCACCGTCGCCCCCGATCACCGGAAGCGAGGGCATCGGCAGCCCCGGCACCCGGAACCCGTCGGAGAGCACATAGCCCGGTCGCAACGCCAGGCCCGCCACCGCGCGGCGCATTCCCTCGATATTGGCCACATGCACCCCACGCGCGTCGACGTCGGCGGGTTCGATGAACACCACGTGGTAGGCCAGCGCGTACCTGCAGATCAGCGGAAACAGCTGTTCGCGGGCCTTTTCGGTGAGCTTCTTGGAGTCGTCGAGCGCTGCCAGTGCCGCAGGCTTGCCCGGCCCGAGCACGCAGGCGGCCACCACCAGCGGACCGGCACAGGCGCCCCGACCCACCTCATCGACACCGGCGACCGGACCGAGCCCACTGCGGTACAGCGCCGACTCCAGTGTGCGCAGCCCCGGCGAGCGACGGATCACCGGGCGCGGTGGCCAGGCCGGAGCCATGGTTAGGGATCCTGCTGCGGGTTCGTCGCTCGGACCAGTCCCCAGCGCGACGGCGGCCAGGCGATGAACCTGGTCTTACCGATCACGTTGGCCACTGGCACGGTGCCGGCATCGACGTCGTCTCCGGTGCACAGGATCCGGCGCTGCATGTCGGGCTGCGCCTGCACGGAGTCACAGTGCGCACGCGAGTCCGACGAATGGGTGCGGTTGTCACCCATCACCCACAACCGCCCCTCGGGAACGGTCACCGGACCGAACTCGTTGCCCAGGCAGGGATAGACCATCGGGTCGACCATGAGGGTGGCCGGGTTCAGGTAGGGCTCGTGGAGCGGCTTGCCATCGACGGTCAGACCGGTGTCGTTGCGGCACTGGACGGTCTGACCGCCCACCGCAATAACCCGCTTGACCAAGTCGTTCTCATCCGGCGGCACGAATCCGATGAAGGACAGCGCGTTCTGGACCCAGCGCACCGGTGTGTTGCTCGATCGGATCGATTTGTAGCCCACGTTCCATGACGGGGGCCCGCGGAACACGACGACGTCGCCCGGCTCCGGGGTGGTGAACCGGTAGGTGACCTTGTCCACCATGATGCGGTCACCGACGCAGCCGTGGCAGCCGTGCAGCGTCGGCTCCATCGACTCCGAGGGAATCAGGTAGGGACGCGCTACGAAGGTCAGCGTCAGGTAGTACAGCACCAGCGCGATCGCGATCAGCACCACCGACTCGCGCAGTGCGCTGTGCTTGCCGTCCTCGGCTGCTTCAGCTGCCTCGGGAGAACTCTCGGGTGACGGACCCGTGGTTTCGGTCACGAGATCAGCGTAATGACCGCGTCAGCGGTGCCCTTGACCGACCGGAGAAAGCCCCGCGCGGGCAAGATCAGCGCTTTTCCTTGATCTTGGCCTTCTTGCCGCGCAGCTCACGCAGGTAGTACAGCTTGGCGCGCCGGACGTCGCCGCGGACCAGGACGTCGATGTGGTCGACGTTGGGCGAGTGCACCGGGAAGGTCCGCTCCACACCGACGCCGTAGCTCTCCTTGCGGACGGTGAACGTCTCGCGAACGCCGCCGCCCTGCCGGCGGATGACCACACCCTTGAACACCTGGATGCGCTCCTTGGAGCCCTCGATCACCTTCACGTGCACGTTGACCGTGTCGCCGGGGGCGAAGGCCGGGATGTCGTCGCGCAGCGACGCCTTGTCGACGATGTCCAGCGTGTTCATTGCGGAAACACTTCCTCGCAGGTCGCGGCTGCGGACCGACCGCGCGCTTCGTGCGCATACGGACGGCTACCGAGCCGATGGGTTCGGGCATATTGTCGCACCGTGCGGAGACCGGGACGCCAGGACCCCGCTGCAGAACCAACGGGCGACAACTGCTCAATTGTGCCAGACGCGGCGCAACCAGTGAAATCGCGCAAATCACCGCTGGTCGTTGTGCGCCGAACCACCGTAACCGTGATAATTCTGAAGGCGACCGAACTGCGCGCGCCGAACGTCCACGCGGTAACCTATCCGCCGGGCCGATGGCAGCAGTGTGGCAAGCCCGCAACCCGATGTCGGTGTCATTACGCGTCAAGGAGGCCTACCAGCCGTGCGGCCATCGATGCTCCTGCTGACCGTCGTCATGGTGATCTCCACGGTCGTGTTCGGCTGCGACGAGAAGGTCTATGGCGCCGACGCGGTGCGGCCGACGCCGTACAGCGCGCCTGAGGTGGCCCCGGTGGCCACCATGATCGACGTGCCTCGGGCGCCGGCGATTCCGCCGGCCGCGGTGGTCGACGGACTCGCGGCGCGCATGCAGGAGGCCACCGACGACGCCGCCAAGGTCGGCGCCAACATCTCGGTGGCCGTGCTGGACCGGATCACCCACCAGCTGGTCACCAACGGCAACACCCGCCCGATCGCCACCGCCTCGGTCGCCAAGCTGTTCATCGCCGACGACCTGCTGCTGCACCAGCCGGAAGGCGGCCTGTCGGCCGACGACCGGGCCGCGCTGGATTCCATGCTGCGCGCCTCTGACGACGGGGCCGCCGAGACGTTCTGGAACGAGAACGGGCGCAACGCGATCATCACACGGGTGGCCGCCCGCTATGGACTGGCCGGCACCTCGCCGCCGTCGAACGGCGCCTGGTGGAACACCATCAGCACGGCACCGGATCTGGCGCGTTACTACGACATGCTGCTCAACGGCTCCGGCGGCCTGCCCCCGGCCCAGGCCAGCCTCATCCTGAGCAACCTCGCACTGTCCACCCCGAGCGGGCTCGACGGCTACCCGCAGCGGTTCGGGATTCCAGAGGGTCTCTACGAAGAGCCGGTGGCGGTGAAGCAAGGCTGGATGTGCTGCATCGGCAATAACTGGATGCACCTGTCGACCGGCGTGGTCGGACCGGACCGGCGCTACATCGTGGTCGTCGAGGCGCTGCAGCCCAGCGACGATGCCACGGCGCGCAACACGATCACCGAAGCCGTCAAGACCATTTTCCCGGGCGGGCGGATCTAAAGGCGATCGCAAGCGCGGCGAAGCCGGGCGCAG
It encodes:
- a CDS encoding YifB family Mg chelatase-like AAA ATPase, whose product is MALGRAFSVAVRGLHGLIVEIEADITSGLPGVHLVGLPDAALQESRDRVRAAITNSGQRWPAARLTLALSPATLPKMGSVYDVALAAAVLAAERKTSWSLLDKTVLLGELALDGRVRPVHGVLPAVLAAKNDGWAAAVVPVDNLAEASLVDGIDVYGVATLRQLYGWLRGAARLRERVATATPVAEPAADLADVVGQAQARFAVEVAAAGSHHLLLTGPPGVGKTMLAQRLPGLLPPLTESESLEVTAVHSVAGMLSDSAPLITRPPFIAPHHSSSVAALVGGGSGMARPGAVSRAHRGVLFLDECAEIRVSALEALRTPLEDGEIRLARRDGVACYPARFQLVMAANPCPCAPADPRDCTCKAMEKRRYLGRLSGPLLDRVDLRVEMHPVRAGAFSADDGESTAAVRARVAHARAAAAQRWGPHGFRTNAEVSGALLRRRFRLSSQAMEPLRTALDRGLLSIRGANRTLRVAWTLSDLAGRTVPGPNEVCAALSFRQPGRGR
- a CDS encoding YraN family protein — protein: MTTRTRAALGALGEQAAVDYLIGQGWSILARNWRCRYGELDIVAHHPAARAVVFIEVKTRSGDGFGGLAYAVPPEKVRRLRRLAGVWMVGQPYRWEAVRLDVIRVRVGPGNGAQITHLQGVC
- a CDS encoding GNAT family N-acetyltransferase; its protein translation is MTAVDRAVSRREITDALLKAMERRHEVLDVIVESDDRSSAVQAIAELLGVSPLGCEAVIGMCLDQLTKDSRSRIADELDDLNNELTFILGDRPASSSDSLQLRPFGGDDRDIFALRTADVGASGDGFGGPAGGLDDEINSGLSRVDDEDAAWLVAVAGGQKVGMVFGDLHHNEVNVRIWIHPEHRKKGYGTAALRRARSEMAAYFPGVPLIVRAPGAHAG
- a CDS encoding DUF2469 domain-containing protein, giving the protein MSAEDLEKYETEMELSLYREYKDIVGQFSYVVETERRFYLANSVEMVPRNADGEVYFELRLADAWVWDMYRPARFVKQVRVVTFKDVNIEEVEKPELRLPE
- a CDS encoding ribonuclease HII produces the protein MAPAWPPRPVIRRSPGLRTLESALYRSGLGPVAGVDEVGRGACAGPLVVAACVLGPGKPAALAALDDSKKLTEKAREQLFPLICRYALAYHVVFIEPADVDARGVHVANIEGMRRAVAGLALRPGYVLSDGFRVPGLPMPSLPVIGGDGAAACIAAASVLAKVSRDRYMATLDADHPGYGFAEHKGYSTAAHTAALAALGPCSQHRFSYVNVRNVAMAGAAATGTMGTNRAEGRLSR
- the lepB gene encoding signal peptidase I; its protein translation is MTETTGPSPESSPEAAEAAEDGKHSALRESVVLIAIALVLYYLTLTFVARPYLIPSESMEPTLHGCHGCVGDRIMVDKVTYRFTTPEPGDVVVFRGPPSWNVGYKSIRSSNTPVRWVQNALSFIGFVPPDENDLVKRVIAVGGQTVQCRNDTGLTVDGKPLHEPYLNPATLMVDPMVYPCLGNEFGPVTVPEGRLWVMGDNRTHSSDSRAHCDSVQAQPDMQRRILCTGDDVDAGTVPVANVIGKTRFIAWPPSRWGLVRATNPQQDP
- the rplS gene encoding 50S ribosomal protein L19, which gives rise to MNTLDIVDKASLRDDIPAFAPGDTVNVHVKVIEGSKERIQVFKGVVIRRQGGGVRETFTVRKESYGVGVERTFPVHSPNVDHIDVLVRGDVRRAKLYYLRELRGKKAKIKEKR
- a CDS encoding serine hydrolase, which codes for MLLLTVVMVISTVVFGCDEKVYGADAVRPTPYSAPEVAPVATMIDVPRAPAIPPAAVVDGLAARMQEATDDAAKVGANISVAVLDRITHQLVTNGNTRPIATASVAKLFIADDLLLHQPEGGLSADDRAALDSMLRASDDGAAETFWNENGRNAIITRVAARYGLAGTSPPSNGAWWNTISTAPDLARYYDMLLNGSGGLPPAQASLILSNLALSTPSGLDGYPQRFGIPEGLYEEPVAVKQGWMCCIGNNWMHLSTGVVGPDRRYIVVVEALQPSDDATARNTITEAVKTIFPGGRI